From one Allorhizobium ampelinum S4 genomic stretch:
- the bcsN gene encoding cellulose biosynthesis protein BcsN, giving the protein MILDRPILAGLVRGIVCSPALILVALLSACAGNPVRLNDETRALSADQAMLLPPPGDFSIVGVTQKRFSNAVQQEIALSTNSTVPGQNVVQVRFYGTENPNRYGDNALSSASLTDARINSEMRGTLPGLAMTRASYVVQNDFGPFGYAVGRSSGNDLCLYAWQQLRARQGQRGPFVDGGTVQIRMRLCDRLASEQQLLSLMYGFTLAGTVDSPGWNPYGGPPPLDTRLGGSSAPIYPPATPILPVPAALAVTPAQHPTEPRAARPAQTNAATSQSTAPGSVTSNPRPLPAGAQGTIVPSPGQIGASHGTVPSPARSGATSPSAQTARPGSVVPSPACIGANSAQSGSAQSGATQAGQCP; this is encoded by the coding sequence ATGATTCTAGACCGACCGATTCTAGCGGGACTGGTGCGGGGCATAGTCTGCTCGCCCGCTCTTATTCTTGTGGCCCTTTTGTCCGCCTGTGCCGGCAATCCGGTGCGGCTGAACGACGAAACGCGGGCGCTCTCCGCAGACCAGGCCATGCTTTTACCACCGCCGGGCGACTTTTCCATCGTCGGCGTCACGCAAAAGCGCTTCAGCAATGCGGTGCAGCAGGAAATTGCCCTGTCGACCAATTCGACGGTTCCGGGACAAAATGTCGTGCAGGTGCGGTTTTACGGAACGGAAAATCCCAATCGCTACGGCGATAATGCCCTCTCCTCGGCCTCATTGACCGACGCCCGGATCAATTCGGAAATGCGCGGCACCCTGCCGGGCCTCGCCATGACCCGCGCATCCTACGTGGTGCAGAATGATTTTGGGCCTTTCGGCTATGCGGTGGGCCGCTCCAGCGGCAACGACCTCTGCCTTTATGCCTGGCAGCAATTGCGCGCCCGGCAGGGCCAGCGTGGCCCCTTCGTCGATGGCGGAACCGTTCAGATCCGCATGCGGCTTTGCGACAGGCTGGCAAGCGAACAGCAGCTTCTATCGCTGATGTATGGATTTACCCTTGCTGGCACCGTCGACAGTCCCGGCTGGAACCCTTACGGCGGCCCTCCCCCGCTCGACACCCGCCTGGGCGGTAGCAGCGCACCGATCTATCCTCCGGCAACCCCCATTCTGCCAGTCCCGGCGGCCTTAGCTGTCACTCCGGCTCAACATCCCACCGAGCCCCGCGCCGCGCGTCCGGCCCAGACGAACGCGGCGACATCACAGTCTACTGCTCCTGGTTCGGTGACATCCAATCCACGGCCATTACCGGCGGGTGCGCAAGGCACGATCGTTCCGTCACCCGGCCAGATCGGCGCCTCCCATGGAACAGTACCGTCGCCCGCCCGATCGGGCGCGACAAGCCCGTCCGCACAGACCGCAAGACCCGGTTCTGTCGTGCCATCGCCCGCATGCATTGGCGCAAACTCGGCCCAATCTGGCTCGGCCCAATCTGGGGCAACCCAAGCTGGACAATGCCCATGA
- a CDS encoding tetratricopeptide repeat protein produces MRTSLIALIAIAAGAVGAVGVLPGHEDLATVSKNSQASGQDVREGEEAGEQVPSGKSERLPAPRAMPVQLLAEAGTPDPSAPTRPSSPLVPVAGEQSAAPVKPTEGGGSGETSRPSVDASRPSVDESALRYFAARGDTVRLQAEISRLRMLYPGWQPPENPMSIATGVDSFVQSLWQTYADGRYDEVRKAIAGRQQSEPGWMPPEELLGSLRLAEARQSLVKASDDKRYDSVISLASGAPELLTCTEVDVLWRVAEAFARTSKPERARDVYTYVLKTCRTPQLRLASMQKASTLLQPALLEDLLKLEQPSADGQPEFDGIRDDIARQIVARAGQDAGIAVQGVELERLEKAAEREGKASDALLLGWYHYRRNDMATAKEWFDRSYAKEPNASAAQGLALTQVALGTPGEAEKTMFRFYGTDQQARAVYLSAVAALLSQDPPKVIDNGVLSRMAPVVIAARNSAAAEQFGWYARALQQMSTAADWFRLVLSWDATYEPAAYGLALSLDTLGDKTGVAQIKAKWAGQSDRIVAVGEVRSSKDRLAVKQAVRSADRSAVAETGSSASGIVSQTRSRPTMVGLQQETGTRRSGCSSTLPAGQLSPSEALMRGWCLMDLKRPMEAVEAFDRAFSGGDLPLRQDAAYGKSLALLRLKLTDKAAAAAASVPLGKERARELQLAILADRAVGAFQLGRAREALIALDQRARLMPEPQDLLLLRGYAYQKLGYVGEARQIFQTLSDVGNTSALKALADIRANDPGEPHG; encoded by the coding sequence ATGCGTACATCACTCATAGCGCTTATAGCGATTGCGGCCGGAGCCGTGGGTGCCGTGGGCGTTCTTCCGGGCCATGAGGATCTCGCGACGGTTTCGAAAAATTCGCAGGCCTCCGGCCAGGATGTCCGTGAGGGCGAGGAGGCTGGCGAGCAGGTGCCGTCTGGAAAATCCGAGCGTCTGCCAGCACCCCGGGCCATGCCCGTGCAACTGCTGGCAGAGGCGGGCACGCCCGACCCGTCAGCACCCACCCGACCCAGTTCGCCGCTTGTCCCTGTTGCCGGGGAACAGTCTGCCGCACCGGTAAAGCCTACCGAGGGTGGAGGGTCTGGAGAAACCAGCCGCCCATCGGTTGATGCCAGCCGCCCCTCGGTCGATGAAAGTGCGTTGCGTTATTTTGCCGCCCGTGGTGATACGGTTCGGTTGCAGGCTGAGATTTCTCGCCTGCGCATGCTTTATCCCGGCTGGCAGCCGCCGGAAAATCCAATGTCCATCGCAACCGGGGTCGATAGCTTCGTCCAGTCGCTCTGGCAGACCTATGCGGACGGGCGTTATGATGAGGTGCGCAAAGCCATTGCCGGACGCCAGCAGAGTGAACCCGGTTGGATGCCACCGGAGGAATTGCTGGGAAGTCTGAGGCTTGCCGAAGCCCGCCAAAGCCTGGTCAAGGCATCCGATGACAAGCGTTATGACAGTGTTATCTCACTGGCGTCAGGGGCGCCGGAACTGCTGACCTGTACGGAGGTCGATGTTTTATGGCGTGTTGCCGAGGCTTTCGCCAGGACGAGCAAGCCGGAACGCGCCCGCGATGTCTATACCTATGTGCTGAAAACCTGCCGGACCCCACAATTGCGGCTGGCATCCATGCAGAAGGCAAGCACTCTGTTGCAGCCCGCTCTGCTCGAAGATTTGTTGAAGCTCGAACAGCCCAGTGCTGACGGGCAACCGGAATTCGACGGCATTCGTGACGATATTGCCCGCCAGATCGTGGCGCGCGCCGGACAGGATGCCGGGATTGCCGTGCAGGGCGTTGAGCTGGAGCGGTTGGAAAAGGCTGCCGAACGCGAAGGAAAAGCCAGCGATGCCCTGCTGCTCGGCTGGTATCATTACCGCCGCAACGACATGGCCACCGCGAAAGAGTGGTTTGACCGCTCCTACGCAAAAGAACCAAATGCCTCGGCGGCTCAAGGGTTGGCCCTGACGCAGGTGGCGCTTGGCACACCGGGCGAAGCGGAAAAGACCATGTTCCGCTTTTACGGCACCGATCAGCAGGCGAGGGCTGTCTATCTTTCGGCGGTTGCCGCATTGCTGTCGCAGGATCCGCCAAAGGTCATCGACAATGGCGTGCTGTCCCGCATGGCGCCAGTCGTTATCGCAGCCCGCAATTCGGCGGCAGCCGAGCAGTTCGGCTGGTATGCGCGCGCGTTGCAACAGATGTCGACGGCGGCGGACTGGTTTCGGCTGGTTTTGTCCTGGGATGCCACCTATGAACCTGCGGCCTATGGTCTGGCCCTGTCCCTCGACACTTTGGGCGACAAGACCGGCGTGGCGCAGATCAAGGCCAAATGGGCCGGCCAGTCCGACCGGATCGTCGCAGTCGGTGAAGTCAGGTCTTCCAAAGACAGGCTTGCGGTAAAACAAGCGGTGCGGTCTGCCGACCGATCGGCTGTTGCCGAGACGGGAAGCTCCGCGTCCGGGATTGTCAGCCAGACACGCTCAAGACCGACCATGGTTGGCTTGCAGCAAGAAACCGGAACCAGGCGCTCTGGCTGCTCATCAACCCTTCCTGCCGGGCAATTGTCGCCGTCAGAGGCTTTGATGCGCGGCTGGTGCCTGATGGATCTCAAGCGTCCGATGGAGGCGGTCGAGGCGTTCGACAGGGCATTCAGCGGCGGTGACCTGCCGCTTCGCCAGGATGCCGCCTATGGCAAGAGCCTGGCGCTTTTGCGGTTGAAGTTGACCGATAAAGCTGCCGCTGCCGCCGCGTCCGTGCCGCTTGGCAAGGAACGGGCGCGTGAGCTGCAATTGGCAATTCTGGCTGATCGCGCTGTGGGCGCGTTCCAGCTTGGCCGTGCCCGTGAGGCGCTGATTGCGCTCGACCAGCGCGCGCGCCTGATGCCGGAACCGCAGGATCTGCTTTTGCTGCGGGGCTATGCCTATCAGAAGCTCGGTTATGTCGGCGAGGCGCGCCAGATCTTCCAGACACTATCAGATGTCGGCAATACATCCGCTCTCAAGGCCTTGGCCGATATCCGCGCCAATGATCCCGGCGAACCGCATGGCTGA
- a CDS encoding GAF domain-containing protein, with amino-acid sequence MRQSLNDDQAEQRERRRLEALRAYDVLDTPREKDFDDIAALASRICATPIAVVNLIDDSRQFFKAEVGLGVRETPFDSSFCAKAILEDDFLMIPDASQDSRFNRNPLVTGEPHLRFYAGAVLKTADNLPIGTVCVLGFEPKQLDELQQDTLKVLARQVMVQLELRKALKEKAREAEVQRRLSERRLARVTAMEQQDERSRSAQAAGRVGTFELDIATNTMTVSSEFCRVFGIPVQTSYPASAIEDLVHEDDRGLRSNPVTRREGSASPDVDYRIIRADDDELRWISRRARFVHNEKGEITRMVGVVFDTTDAKLKEAKKAALLKLGDELRAASTVEEITQSAAAILSDGLGVARAGYAVVDRTDNSFAVAFDWASHGTVSLAGRHSLERFSETIEHLRKGETLSIPNVASSKWPTTEKDAYASIGVSSLIKVPILKGGNLVGILFAHDDKPRTWSQDELDFTRGIADRTYAALAKVQAEEEQELLNHELSHRLKNTLAMVQAIAGQTLKDVSEKEAVNAFLARLHALGAAHDVLLRQNWSAAKMRDVIEKVLALHADGDRIYVDGPDLALGPKAGLSLSLLLHELATNALKYGALSNASGRVSVKWWIADNDAIPTLSMTWTESGGPTVSEPTRKGFGSRLIRMGLAGTGNAHKDYRPSGLTATFHAPLTTIQETGD; translated from the coding sequence ATGCGCCAATCATTAAACGACGACCAGGCCGAGCAGCGGGAGAGACGGCGCCTTGAGGCACTCAGGGCCTATGACGTGCTTGACACGCCGCGCGAGAAGGATTTTGACGATATTGCCGCCCTCGCCTCGCGGATCTGCGCGACGCCGATCGCCGTCGTCAATCTGATCGATGACAGCAGGCAATTCTTCAAGGCGGAAGTCGGTCTTGGCGTGCGCGAGACACCGTTCGACAGTTCCTTCTGCGCCAAGGCTATTCTGGAAGACGATTTCCTGATGATACCGGATGCAAGTCAAGACAGCCGGTTCAATCGCAATCCGCTGGTCACCGGCGAACCCCATCTGCGGTTTTATGCCGGAGCCGTCCTGAAAACCGCTGATAATTTACCCATCGGCACCGTCTGCGTGCTGGGTTTCGAACCCAAGCAGCTGGATGAGCTTCAACAGGACACGTTGAAGGTTCTTGCCCGACAGGTGATGGTGCAGCTGGAATTACGCAAGGCGCTGAAGGAAAAAGCGCGTGAGGCGGAGGTACAGCGCCGATTGAGCGAGCGCAGGCTGGCACGCGTCACGGCCATGGAACAACAGGACGAGCGCTCGCGAAGCGCCCAGGCGGCCGGCCGGGTCGGCACGTTCGAATTGGACATCGCTACCAATACCATGACGGTTTCCAGCGAATTCTGTCGGGTCTTCGGCATTCCCGTGCAGACGTCCTATCCGGCTTCGGCGATTGAGGATCTGGTGCATGAGGACGATCGTGGCCTGCGCTCAAACCCGGTCACACGGCGAGAGGGTTCGGCCAGCCCTGACGTGGATTATCGGATCATCCGCGCCGACGATGATGAATTGCGCTGGATTTCGCGGCGGGCGCGCTTCGTTCACAACGAAAAAGGCGAGATCACCCGCATGGTCGGCGTGGTCTTCGACACCACCGATGCCAAGCTGAAAGAAGCGAAAAAGGCTGCACTGTTAAAGCTGGGAGACGAACTTCGCGCCGCCAGCACTGTGGAAGAGATCACCCAAAGCGCCGCCGCCATCCTGTCGGACGGTCTTGGCGTTGCCCGCGCAGGCTATGCCGTGGTGGATCGGACCGACAATAGCTTTGCGGTCGCCTTCGACTGGGCATCCCATGGCACGGTCTCACTGGCGGGGCGCCATTCTCTCGAGAGATTTTCAGAAACGATTGAGCACCTGCGCAAGGGAGAGACATTGTCGATCCCCAACGTCGCCTCAAGCAAATGGCCGACCACAGAAAAGGATGCCTATGCCTCCATCGGGGTTTCGTCGCTCATCAAGGTACCGATCCTCAAAGGCGGAAACCTGGTCGGTATTCTCTTTGCCCATGACGACAAGCCCCGGACATGGAGCCAGGATGAACTGGACTTTACGCGCGGCATTGCCGACAGAACCTATGCAGCCCTTGCCAAGGTTCAGGCCGAGGAAGAACAGGAACTTCTCAACCACGAACTGAGCCACCGGCTGAAAAATACGCTGGCCATGGTCCAGGCCATTGCCGGGCAGACATTGAAGGACGTCTCGGAAAAGGAAGCCGTCAACGCCTTCCTGGCCCGTCTGCATGCCCTGGGCGCCGCCCATGACGTTCTTCTGCGGCAAAACTGGTCGGCGGCGAAAATGCGCGATGTGATCGAGAAAGTGCTGGCCTTGCATGCCGACGGCGACCGTATTTACGTGGATGGTCCCGATCTGGCGCTTGGCCCGAAGGCCGGTCTGTCGCTATCTTTGCTGCTGCATGAACTGGCGACCAATGCCCTCAAATATGGTGCGCTTTCCAACGCTAGCGGCCGCGTTTCCGTCAAATGGTGGATCGCCGACAACGACGCCATTCCGACCCTGTCGATGACATGGACGGAAAGCGGTGGACCGACCGTGAGCGAACCGACCCGCAAAGGCTTCGGCTCACGCCTGATCCGCATGGGACTGGCTGGAACAGGCAATGCCCATAAGGACTATCGCCCGTCCGGCCTGACGGCAACGTTCCATGCACCGCTCACCACAATCCAGGAAACCGGAGACTAG
- a CDS encoding PAS domain-containing protein, which produces MTDSSARRGAEAAGRRLLAEHASEDPFAAAFKATRMPMIITDPRQADNPIIFANNAFCELTGYASDDLIGKNCRFLQGPDSDPKAVLQIRKAIEAERDVSVNILNYRKDGTTFWNALFISPVRDIQGEVIYFFASQLDFTDVKSKEVQLASAKSQAEAAVAQRTQDLVDALEAKTTLVHEVDHRVKNNLLTIASIVKLQARMTRDDTVRHTLRSVLNRVEALSTVQRKLFTSSDVGRFDVADFARELVIDIVNALKRGDINITMDLSPVFVPAVKASPLALIVNELIGDAVRRGLSDGGGEIHLTVNRPNGHFVIEVRDTADPVPVNSEDDDFGRLMLETCIRQVDAKLERKTEGRQTIVRVTLMVDS; this is translated from the coding sequence ATGACCGACAGCTCAGCTAGACGCGGTGCCGAGGCCGCCGGGCGCAGACTTCTGGCAGAGCATGCATCGGAAGATCCATTTGCCGCCGCCTTCAAGGCGACCCGCATGCCGATGATCATTACCGATCCCAGGCAGGCCGACAATCCGATCATCTTTGCCAATAATGCCTTTTGCGAGCTGACGGGCTATGCTTCCGACGATCTGATCGGCAAAAATTGCCGCTTCCTGCAAGGCCCTGACAGCGACCCGAAAGCTGTGTTGCAGATCCGCAAGGCGATAGAGGCCGAGCGGGACGTATCGGTCAATATTTTGAACTACCGTAAGGACGGCACGACGTTCTGGAATGCATTGTTCATCAGCCCAGTGCGCGATATCCAGGGCGAAGTGATTTATTTCTTTGCCTCGCAACTCGATTTTACCGATGTCAAAAGCAAGGAAGTGCAGCTGGCCTCGGCAAAATCGCAGGCGGAAGCAGCGGTCGCCCAGCGTACGCAGGATCTTGTCGATGCTCTGGAGGCAAAAACCACGCTCGTCCATGAGGTCGATCACCGCGTCAAGAACAATCTCCTGACGATTGCCTCTATCGTCAAGTTGCAGGCGCGGATGACCAGGGACGATACGGTGCGCCATACCTTGCGCTCTGTGCTTAATCGCGTCGAAGCGCTGAGCACGGTACAGAGAAAGCTGTTTACCTCGAGCGATGTCGGGCGTTTCGATGTGGCGGATTTTGCCCGCGAACTGGTGATTGACATTGTCAACGCGCTGAAACGGGGCGATATCAATATCACCATGGATCTTTCCCCGGTCTTTGTTCCCGCCGTGAAAGCGTCGCCACTGGCGCTGATTGTCAATGAGCTGATTGGGGATGCGGTGCGCCGCGGCCTGAGCGATGGCGGCGGCGAAATCCACCTGACCGTTAACCGGCCAAACGGTCATTTCGTGATTGAAGTGCGCGATACCGCTGATCCGGTGCCGGTCAATAGCGAGGATGACGACTTCGGGCGCCTGATGCTGGAAACCTGCATTCGCCAGGTTGATGCCAAACTTGAACGCAAGACTGAGGGCCGCCAGACCATCGTGCGGGTCACCCTGATGGTTGATAGCTGA
- a CDS encoding response regulator: MDIMIVEDETLLALELEAEVEAAGHTVVGQAMSRAEAIEIIDREKPDFAFVDVHLLDGPTGIEVGRHLTERGIPYVFVTGNLRRIPPDFVGAVGAIEKPYTMNGLQNALDYIGKRLRGEANVQAPPSLVVAPETQHG; the protein is encoded by the coding sequence TTGGACATCATGATCGTCGAAGACGAGACCCTGCTTGCGCTTGAACTTGAAGCGGAAGTGGAGGCAGCTGGCCACACTGTCGTCGGACAGGCGATGAGCCGTGCTGAGGCTATTGAAATCATCGACCGGGAAAAACCGGACTTCGCCTTTGTCGACGTTCATCTTCTCGATGGGCCAACCGGGATCGAGGTTGGGCGGCATCTGACTGAGCGGGGTATTCCCTATGTTTTCGTCACGGGCAATCTTCGGCGGATACCGCCGGATTTCGTCGGTGCGGTGGGTGCTATTGAAAAGCCCTATACCATGAATGGCTTGCAGAACGCCCTGGATTATATCGGCAAGCGGCTGCGGGGCGAGGCTAACGTGCAGGCCCCGCCAAGCCTGGTGGTGGCGCCGGAGACCCAGCACGGTTGA
- the rsgA gene encoding ribosome small subunit-dependent GTPase A, whose amino-acid sequence MTAPLLATLGWSEFFADQIGQDESALTPWRIASVHRARVEAIHADGHGDLGLPHHSNTADFAVGDWVLANPVTGEFVRRLERKTVLQRRTEGRNGQQLAAANVDTLFIVTSCNADFNPARLERYLVMANQSGANPVLVLTKADTVDDAQRFVDEAAGLQRDLPVVTVNARAPDAAAALAPWCGIGETVALVGSSGVGKSTLVNTLAGLETGAGSETGLPQKTGGIREHDAKGRHTTTARSLHAISGGGWVIDTPGIRTLYVSDVTDGLDTLFSEITELAPQCRFRDCTHAHEPGCAVQAAIAKGELAPERLERWRILLTESRKRTPVTTGPRGNKIPRKGK is encoded by the coding sequence TTGACCGCCCCCTTGCTTGCAACGCTCGGCTGGTCGGAGTTTTTTGCAGACCAGATCGGCCAGGATGAATCGGCACTGACGCCCTGGCGTATCGCCTCCGTTCACCGCGCGCGGGTTGAAGCGATCCATGCTGACGGACACGGTGATCTCGGACTGCCTCACCACAGCAATACAGCCGATTTCGCGGTGGGAGACTGGGTGCTTGCCAATCCGGTAACCGGGGAATTTGTCCGCCGGCTGGAGCGTAAAACCGTCTTGCAGCGGCGCACGGAAGGCCGCAACGGCCAACAGCTTGCCGCTGCCAATGTCGATACGCTGTTTATCGTCACGTCCTGCAATGCAGATTTCAATCCGGCCCGGCTGGAGCGCTATCTGGTCATGGCCAACCAGTCCGGCGCCAATCCGGTCCTGGTTTTGACCAAGGCCGATACGGTTGACGATGCTCAAAGGTTCGTTGATGAGGCAGCAGGCCTGCAACGCGACCTGCCCGTGGTCACGGTCAATGCCCGCGCCCCGGATGCCGCAGCAGCGCTTGCGCCCTGGTGCGGCATCGGCGAGACAGTCGCCCTTGTCGGCTCGTCGGGGGTTGGAAAATCGACGCTGGTCAACACTTTGGCGGGTTTGGAGACGGGAGCCGGTTCGGAAACGGGCCTGCCCCAGAAAACTGGCGGCATCCGCGAGCACGATGCCAAGGGACGTCATACAACGACGGCGCGATCTCTGCATGCCATCAGCGGTGGCGGCTGGGTCATCGACACGCCGGGAATTCGCACGCTCTATGTCAGCGACGTGACGGATGGGCTCGATACCTTGTTCAGCGAAATTACCGAACTTGCGCCGCAATGCCGTTTTCGCGACTGCACCCATGCCCATGAGCCCGGCTGCGCCGTGCAGGCGGCCATTGCCAAGGGCGAACTGGCACCTGAACGCCTGGAGCGCTGGCGTATCCTTCTAACGGAAAGCCGCAAGAGGACGCCGGTGACAACCGGGCCACGTGGCAATAAAATCCCGCGCAAAGGAAAATAA